Proteins encoded within one genomic window of Nonomuraea gerenzanensis:
- a CDS encoding ABC transporter ATP-binding protein — translation MTAAGLRVVEPVPVLRVQDLVKEYGEGDAKVRALRGISLDVQQGDFVAIMGASGSGKSTLMNILGCLDVPTSGTYLIDGTDVGLLNEHQLAILRNRRVGFVFQSFNLIPRMSALANVELPLVYGGVGQAERRERALAALEQVGLADRVHHEPNQLSGGQQQRVAVARALVTAPALLLADEPTGNLDTASTGDVLEILDRLSVSGRTIVLITHEDDVAEHAKRVIRLVDGEIVEDRRQAPVDGPPPRAVEVAR, via the coding sequence ATGACGGCCGCCGGCCTGCGGGTCGTGGAGCCGGTGCCGGTCCTGCGGGTGCAGGACCTGGTCAAGGAGTACGGCGAGGGCGACGCCAAGGTACGCGCTCTGCGCGGCATCAGCCTGGACGTGCAGCAGGGCGACTTCGTGGCCATCATGGGCGCCTCCGGCTCCGGCAAGTCCACGCTGATGAACATCCTCGGCTGCCTGGACGTCCCGACCTCCGGCACGTACCTCATCGACGGCACCGACGTCGGCCTGCTGAACGAGCATCAGCTCGCCATCCTGCGCAACCGCAGGGTCGGCTTCGTCTTCCAGTCCTTCAACCTCATCCCGCGGATGAGCGCGCTGGCCAACGTGGAGCTGCCGCTGGTGTACGGCGGCGTCGGCCAGGCCGAGCGGCGCGAGCGGGCACTGGCCGCGCTGGAGCAGGTGGGCCTGGCCGACCGCGTGCACCACGAGCCGAACCAGCTCTCCGGCGGCCAGCAGCAGCGCGTGGCCGTGGCCAGGGCCCTGGTGACCGCCCCCGCGCTGCTGCTGGCCGACGAGCCGACCGGCAACCTCGACACCGCCTCCACCGGGGACGTCCTGGAGATCCTGGACAGGCTCAGCGTGTCAGGCCGCACGATCGTCCTGATCACACACGAGGACGACGTGGCCGAGCACGCCAAGCGCGTGATCAGGCTGGTCGACGGCGAGATCGTGGAGGACCGCCGCCAGGCGCCGGTGGACGGCCCGCCGCCGCGTGCGGTGGAGGTCGCCCGGTGA
- a CDS encoding efflux RND transporter periplasmic adaptor subunit, whose product MRPTFALGGLALAVLVAGSGLALALRDDTPPTVPVRLASAQRGLVTASVSAAGNTVDGSRRDLAFGSSGTLTKVYVKVGTKVKKGQVLARIDGRAAREAYTAAKADLAAAQEALEQASSGAGTSATSGTSATGTGGGTSAAASAPGGGSRSGTTCAPATPGAASSAKSATPAPSGKATGSPAARDGSAAQEGGSAVQGGGSAVQGRGASAAFGPSAPADGKPGTPGTPGTPASPSTSPTPDPTTTPTPDPTDPRPQPTVTITVTATATVTTTVTATPTGGSSDGGTGGTGRPEGQPAQTGSSSPTARPSTTAKPSTSRRPSATTKPTTTAKPGRRPSSQPSCTTPAGTGTGNPNTPGTGQASRGGTSEEQAAANVDRAEAALEEAADAVRGTRIVAPASGTVLSIAGKTGDAAGTGTFISLGDLNELQISALVTESDVNKLKPGQKAQITLATRTGEKYQGTVTAIAPTATVDGQLVRYPVTLAFDEPPAGLMLGQTASVTITTDQSRNAVYVPAAAVRTRSDGTQVVTVRSGGRDSAKAVRTGVRGDQYVEVVSGLTETDQVVLSGTTSGEFPDGSWPGT is encoded by the coding sequence ATGAGACCGACTTTCGCGCTGGGCGGCCTCGCCCTCGCCGTGCTCGTGGCCGGCTCCGGCCTGGCGCTGGCGCTGCGCGACGACACCCCGCCCACCGTCCCGGTACGGCTGGCCTCCGCCCAGCGCGGCCTGGTCACGGCCTCGGTGAGCGCGGCGGGGAACACCGTGGACGGCTCGCGCAGGGACCTGGCGTTCGGCTCCTCGGGGACGCTGACCAAGGTGTACGTCAAGGTCGGGACCAAGGTGAAGAAGGGCCAGGTCCTGGCCAGGATCGACGGGCGGGCGGCGCGGGAGGCGTACACGGCGGCGAAGGCCGATCTGGCTGCGGCGCAGGAGGCGCTGGAGCAGGCGTCCTCGGGGGCGGGGACGTCCGCGACCTCCGGAACGTCGGCGACCGGCACCGGCGGAGGGACGTCCGCCGCGGCGTCGGCGCCCGGTGGCGGGAGTCGCTCCGGGACGACGTGCGCACCCGCTACGCCCGGTGCGGCCTCGTCCGCGAAGAGCGCCACTCCGGCTCCCTCCGGCAAGGCGACCGGCAGCCCGGCCGCACGCGACGGCTCGGCTGCACAAGAAGGCGGCTCGGCCGTGCAAGGAGGCGGCTCGGCTGTGCAGGGTCGCGGTGCGAGTGCTGCGTTCGGACCGTCAGCGCCGGCCGACGGCAAGCCCGGCACGCCCGGCACGCCCGGCACGCCCGCGAGCCCGAGCACGAGCCCCACGCCCGACCCCACGACCACGCCCACCCCCGACCCCACGGACCCCCGGCCCCAGCCCACGGTGACGATCACCGTGACGGCCACCGCCACCGTCACCACGACGGTCACGGCCACCCCGACGGGTGGCTCATCCGACGGCGGGACAGGCGGCACCGGCAGGCCGGAAGGGCAGCCCGCGCAGACCGGCTCCTCCTCCCCCACCGCACGCCCGTCCACCACCGCCAAGCCCTCCACCAGCCGAAGGCCATCGGCGACCACCAAGCCCACCACGACCGCCAAGCCCGGCCGCCGCCCGTCGTCCCAGCCCTCCTGCACCACCCCAGCCGGCACCGGCACAGGCAACCCGAACACCCCCGGCACCGGCCAGGCATCCAGAGGCGGAACCAGTGAGGAGCAGGCCGCCGCGAACGTGGACCGCGCCGAGGCCGCCCTGGAGGAGGCCGCCGACGCCGTCAGGGGCACCCGCATCGTGGCCCCCGCGTCCGGCACGGTCCTGTCGATCGCCGGCAAGACCGGCGACGCGGCGGGCACCGGCACCTTCATCAGCCTCGGCGACCTGAACGAGCTCCAGATCTCCGCCCTGGTCACCGAATCAGACGTGAACAAGCTCAAGCCAGGCCAGAAGGCCCAGATCACCCTGGCCACCAGAACCGGCGAGAAGTACCAGGGCACGGTGACGGCCATCGCGCCGACCGCGACCGTGGACGGCCAGCTCGTCCGCTACCCGGTCACCCTCGCCTTCGACGAGCCCCCGGCCGGGCTCATGCTCGGCCAGACCGCCTCGGTGACGATCACCACGGACCAGTCCAGGAACGCCGTCTACGTCCCGGCCGCCGCCGTCCGCACCAGGTCGGACGGCACGCAGGTGGTCACCGTGCGCTCCGGCGGCCGGGACTCGGCCAAGGCGGTGCGCACCGGGGTGCGCGGCGACCAGTACGTCGAGGTCGTCTCCGGCCTGACGGAGACCGACCAGGTGGTCCTGTCGGGCACCACGTCGGGCGAGTTCCCCGACGGGAGCTGGCCCGGCACCTGA
- a CDS encoding SDR family NAD(P)-dependent oxidoreductase, whose translation MDLQLTGKRALVTGSSSGLGEAIAKALAAEGADVVVHGRDRVRAEAVAEAIRAAGGSAGLAIGDLSTDDGADAVAERALAGGPIDILVNNAGAYPHRSWKDATAADWSRTYEVNVVSAVRMILRVVPRMHERGWGRVIQIGGGLAVQPGADLPHYNATLAARHNLTVSLARQLKDSGITANTVAPVAILVDAVETFLTDLAPARGWGETWAEIERNAIAELVPNDVGRLGRPEEIAAAVLYLSGPLADYVTGTTLRVDGGTVRGVH comes from the coding sequence ATGGATCTGCAGTTGACGGGCAAGCGTGCGCTGGTCACCGGCTCCAGCTCCGGCCTGGGTGAGGCCATCGCCAAGGCGCTGGCCGCCGAGGGGGCCGACGTCGTCGTCCATGGCCGCGACCGGGTGCGGGCCGAGGCGGTCGCCGAGGCCATCAGGGCGGCCGGGGGCAGCGCCGGGCTCGCCATCGGCGACCTGAGCACCGACGACGGCGCCGACGCCGTCGCCGAGCGCGCCCTGGCGGGTGGGCCGATCGACATCCTGGTCAACAACGCCGGCGCCTACCCGCACCGGTCGTGGAAGGACGCCACCGCCGCGGACTGGAGCCGGACCTACGAGGTCAACGTGGTCTCCGCCGTCCGCATGATCCTGCGTGTGGTTCCTCGCATGCACGAGCGCGGCTGGGGGCGGGTCATCCAGATCGGCGGCGGGCTCGCCGTCCAGCCTGGGGCCGACCTGCCGCACTACAACGCCACGCTGGCCGCCCGCCACAACCTCACGGTGTCCCTGGCCCGCCAGCTGAAGGACTCCGGCATCACCGCCAACACCGTCGCTCCCGTGGCCATCCTGGTGGACGCCGTCGAGACGTTCCTCACCGACCTGGCTCCGGCGCGGGGCTGGGGTGAGACGTGGGCGGAGATCGAGCGCAACGCGATCGCTGAGCTGGTGCCCAACGACGTGGGGCGGCTGGGGCGGCCGGAGGAGATCGCCGCCGCGGTTCTCTACCTCAGCGGGCCGCTCGCCGACTACGTGACGGGCACCACGCTGCGGGTGGACGGCGGGACTGTCCGCGGCGTCCACTGA
- a CDS encoding HAD family hydrolase, translating to MTWIVFDYGGVLSLPQPESDAEAMALAVGAEPEEFKRGYWEHRLEFDRAALTPHAYWSAVLGRPAAQREVARLVAMDVASWAYPNHGTVTLLGELIEAGRDVALLSNAPVCVGDGLDELPWISAIGHRFYSGRMGLVKPDREIYDELARGLGADPAEIVFIDDRPENVEGAERAGMTGVRFTDAAALRTALPGLPSAEDFTIGH from the coding sequence ATGACGTGGATAGTGTTCGACTACGGCGGTGTCCTGTCCCTGCCGCAGCCCGAGTCCGACGCCGAGGCCATGGCGCTGGCCGTGGGGGCGGAGCCCGAGGAGTTCAAGCGCGGTTACTGGGAGCACCGGCTGGAGTTCGACCGGGCCGCGCTGACCCCGCACGCCTACTGGTCGGCGGTGCTGGGCCGGCCGGCCGCTCAGCGCGAGGTCGCGCGGCTGGTGGCGATGGACGTGGCGAGCTGGGCGTACCCGAACCACGGCACCGTCACCCTGCTCGGCGAGCTGATCGAGGCGGGCCGCGACGTGGCGCTGCTGTCCAACGCGCCTGTGTGCGTCGGAGACGGGCTCGACGAGCTGCCCTGGATCTCCGCCATCGGCCACCGCTTCTACAGCGGCAGGATGGGCCTGGTGAAGCCGGACAGGGAGATCTACGACGAGCTGGCGCGCGGGCTCGGCGCCGACCCCGCCGAGATCGTCTTCATCGACGACCGCCCGGAGAACGTCGAGGGCGCCGAGCGGGCGGGCATGACCGGGGTGCGCTTCACCGACGCCGCCGCGCTGCGCACGGCACTGCCCGGCCTTCCGTCCGCGGAGGACTTCACGATCGGGCACTGA
- a CDS encoding acyl-ACP desaturase — protein MTQTELLHALEPVVEVELNRHEKVAKEWFPHEYIPWSEGRNFDGIYGGEAWEEGHSKIPEAARVSLIVNLLTEDNLPSYHHEIATTFGRDGAWGTWVHRWTAEEDRHGTALRDYLTVTRAVDPVALERARMAHMESGFMTEYDTMLQQLAYVSFQELATRIAHRNTGRASGEEGCERLLARIAADENLHMLFYRNLLKAAFELDPNQTMRAVTDVVTTFQMPGQGMDGFARKAMIIANEGIYDLRLHLDDVLMPVLRQWSVFDKTGLDAEGEKAREELSEFLAKADATAARFVERREERRARAAARQ, from the coding sequence ATGACTCAGACGGAGCTCCTCCACGCCCTCGAGCCGGTCGTGGAGGTAGAGCTCAACCGCCACGAGAAGGTGGCGAAGGAGTGGTTCCCGCACGAGTACATCCCGTGGAGCGAAGGCCGCAACTTCGACGGCATCTACGGGGGCGAGGCGTGGGAGGAAGGGCACTCCAAGATCCCCGAGGCGGCCCGCGTGTCGCTCATCGTCAACCTCCTGACCGAGGACAACCTGCCCAGCTACCACCACGAGATCGCCACCACCTTCGGCCGCGACGGCGCCTGGGGCACCTGGGTGCACCGGTGGACGGCCGAGGAGGACCGGCACGGCACGGCCCTGCGCGACTACCTGACCGTCACCCGCGCCGTGGACCCGGTGGCGCTGGAGCGTGCTCGCATGGCGCACATGGAGAGCGGCTTCATGACCGAGTACGACACGATGCTGCAGCAGCTCGCGTACGTCTCCTTCCAGGAGCTGGCCACCCGCATCGCGCACCGCAACACCGGCAGGGCGTCCGGCGAGGAGGGCTGCGAGCGGCTGCTGGCGAGGATCGCCGCCGACGAGAACCTGCACATGCTCTTCTACCGCAACCTGCTCAAGGCGGCCTTCGAGCTCGACCCGAACCAGACCATGCGTGCGGTGACCGACGTGGTGACCACGTTCCAGATGCCCGGGCAGGGCATGGACGGCTTCGCCCGCAAGGCCATGATCATCGCGAACGAGGGCATCTACGACCTGCGCCTGCACCTGGACGACGTGCTCATGCCGGTGCTGCGGCAGTGGTCGGTGTTCGACAAGACCGGGCTGGACGCCGAGGGTGAGAAGGCGCGCGAGGAGCTGTCCGAGTTCCTGGCGAAGGCGGACGCCACGGCCGCCCGGTTCGTCGAGCGACGCGAGGAGCGCCGCGCCCGCGCCGCCGCCCGGCAGTAG
- a CDS encoding TetR/AcrR family transcriptional regulator, with translation MSDAATSPTPAAGRRRRDAAATRQAILDAAVAAFTRHGYDGVGVRDIAQGAGVTAMLINRYFGSKERLFAEAVDVAFAPRTVIAGTGAALPGETARELVRRTSPEAEELGPFLLMLRSAANPQAARIMREAIGRHAGRHLNEELSGSGAGVRAELMLSLQAGVWLMRGVLGTTALTEAAPGELAERLEPLFRLLVTPGADAPPRP, from the coding sequence ATGAGTGATGCCGCCACGTCCCCCACCCCCGCCGCCGGCAGGCGCCGTCGCGACGCCGCCGCCACCCGGCAGGCGATCCTGGACGCGGCGGTCGCCGCCTTCACCCGGCACGGCTACGACGGCGTGGGGGTGCGCGACATCGCCCAGGGCGCGGGCGTGACCGCGATGCTCATCAACCGCTATTTCGGGTCGAAGGAACGGCTGTTCGCCGAGGCGGTCGACGTGGCCTTCGCGCCGCGCACGGTGATCGCGGGCACGGGCGCGGCGCTTCCCGGCGAGACCGCGCGGGAGCTGGTGCGCCGGACGTCGCCGGAGGCGGAGGAGCTGGGGCCGTTCCTGCTCATGCTGAGGTCGGCGGCCAACCCGCAAGCGGCGCGAATCATGCGCGAGGCCATCGGGCGGCACGCCGGGCGGCACCTGAACGAGGAACTGTCAGGCTCGGGAGCCGGGGTCAGGGCGGAGCTGATGCTGTCCCTGCAGGCCGGGGTGTGGCTGATGCGCGGCGTCCTGGGCACGACGGCGCTCACAGAGGCGGCGCCGGGGGAGCTCGCCGAGCGGCTGGAGCCGCTCTTCCGCCTGCTGGTGACGCCGGGAGCCGATGCCCCGCCCCGCCCTTAG
- a CDS encoding NADPH-dependent FMN reductase: MKIIGIAASLHAGSFITRLLDAAGGELPPSVGFEVWRGLGEIPAYRPGPVPAPARALVTLVAGGDAVLLTAPEHSLLPLELTYALDWMSARDGLSGKHVAVMSASARACGAMWAQAELYKQLLGAGAVVMGAELVISPGWPHFDEDGRLAAPDLRAQVRDVIRQLCPAEVMEPALLL; this comes from the coding sequence GTGAAAATCATCGGGATCGCCGCCAGTCTCCACGCGGGGTCATTCATCACCAGATTGCTGGACGCGGCGGGCGGCGAGCTGCCGCCGAGCGTCGGCTTCGAGGTGTGGCGGGGACTGGGCGAGATCCCGGCGTACCGTCCAGGGCCGGTACCGGCGCCGGCGAGGGCCCTGGTCACGCTGGTCGCGGGCGGTGACGCCGTCCTGCTGACCGCTCCTGAGCACAGCCTGCTGCCGCTGGAGCTGACGTACGCGCTGGACTGGATGTCGGCGCGGGACGGCCTGTCGGGCAAGCACGTGGCGGTGATGAGCGCGAGTGCGCGGGCCTGCGGGGCCATGTGGGCGCAGGCGGAGCTCTACAAGCAGCTCCTGGGAGCGGGCGCGGTGGTGATGGGCGCCGAGCTGGTGATCTCGCCCGGCTGGCCGCATTTCGACGAGGACGGCCGGCTGGCCGCCCCGGACCTGCGCGCGCAGGTACGCGACGTGATCCGCCAGCTCTGCCCCGCCGAGGTGATGGAGCCCGCGCTCCTGCTGTGA
- a CDS encoding alkaline phosphatase D family protein, with translation MDRRAFLTAATAGLLLPQPAAPAAVAASSSRTLRSDPFTLGVASGDPSSDGFVLWTRLAVDPMGGDGRGGMPSRDIEVDWQVATDERFAEVVESGTATARARDAHSVHVELKGLEPGRDYFYRFRSQGRLSPAGRTRTSPAGETPLNFAVAACAHYEHGYYTAYRRLAEQEPDLVVFLGDYMYEYGPSGYTALAGRVRTHTPGKCETLADYRLRHAQYKSDPDLQAAHAVAPWLMSFDDHEVENNWAGPVSSTGAPGFERRRAQAFKAYYENMPLRRASLQGAVLKVNRRISWGTLARFHLLDTRQFRDDQACLDGVRAGCDERLAERRTLLGTDQWRWLESGLNASTTRWNLLGQQIMVAHRDYKIGPGREVNLDSWDGYAAERTRLLKSLARTPNPVVLTGDAHMHHLAELKTDFDDPDSPVVARELVASSIASDGDGYRDRTWISEALQENPHISYIDQRRGYLMARLTRDELSVDFRTLDYISRRGARAGTAHRLTIPAVTGAAAAGQALGRG, from the coding sequence GTGGACCGCAGAGCCTTCCTGACAGCGGCGACAGCCGGCCTTCTCCTCCCGCAGCCCGCCGCCCCGGCGGCCGTGGCCGCGTCCTCCTCCAGAACACTCAGATCCGACCCGTTCACCCTCGGCGTGGCCTCCGGCGACCCCTCCTCGGACGGCTTCGTCCTGTGGACCAGGCTGGCCGTCGACCCGATGGGCGGCGACGGCCGCGGCGGCATGCCGTCCCGCGACATCGAGGTGGACTGGCAGGTCGCCACGGACGAGCGCTTCGCCGAGGTGGTCGAGTCCGGGACGGCCACCGCCAGGGCGCGCGACGCCCACAGCGTGCACGTCGAGCTGAAGGGCCTGGAGCCGGGCCGCGACTACTTCTACCGGTTCAGGAGCCAGGGCCGCCTGTCGCCCGCCGGCCGCACCAGGACGTCGCCGGCGGGGGAGACGCCGCTCAACTTCGCGGTGGCCGCCTGCGCGCACTACGAGCACGGCTACTACACCGCCTACCGCCGCCTGGCGGAGCAGGAGCCCGACCTGGTCGTCTTCCTCGGCGACTACATGTACGAGTACGGCCCCAGCGGCTACACCGCGCTGGCCGGTCGCGTCCGCACCCACACGCCGGGCAAGTGCGAGACGCTCGCCGACTACCGCCTGCGGCACGCCCAGTACAAGAGCGACCCCGACCTCCAGGCCGCGCACGCCGTGGCGCCGTGGCTGATGTCGTTCGACGACCACGAGGTGGAGAACAACTGGGCCGGCCCCGTCTCCAGCACCGGCGCGCCGGGCTTCGAGCGGCGGCGGGCGCAGGCGTTCAAGGCCTACTACGAGAACATGCCGCTGCGCCGCGCCAGCCTCCAGGGCGCCGTGCTCAAGGTGAACCGGCGCATCTCCTGGGGCACGCTGGCGCGCTTCCACCTGCTCGACACCCGGCAGTTCCGCGACGACCAGGCGTGCCTGGACGGCGTGCGCGCGGGCTGCGACGAGCGGCTGGCGGAGCGGCGCACGCTGCTCGGCACCGACCAGTGGCGCTGGCTGGAGAGCGGGCTGAACGCCTCCACCACCCGCTGGAACCTGCTCGGCCAGCAGATCATGGTGGCCCACCGCGACTACAAGATCGGGCCGGGCCGCGAGGTGAACCTGGACTCCTGGGACGGCTACGCCGCCGAGCGCACCCGGCTGCTGAAGTCCCTGGCCCGCACGCCGAACCCCGTCGTGCTGACCGGCGACGCGCACATGCACCACCTGGCCGAGCTCAAGACCGACTTCGACGACCCGGACTCTCCGGTGGTGGCCAGGGAACTGGTGGCCTCGTCCATCGCCAGCGACGGCGACGGGTACCGGGACCGTACGTGGATCTCCGAGGCGCTGCAGGAGAACCCGCACATCTCCTACATCGACCAGCGGCGCGGCTACCTGATGGCACGGCTGACCAGGGACGAGCTGTCGGTGGACTTCCGGACGCTGGACTACATCTCGCGCCGGGGCGCCCGCGCCGGGACCGCCCACCGCCTGACGATCCCGGCCGTCACGGGGGCGGCCGCCGCGGGGCAGGCGCTCGGACGAGGCTGA
- a CDS encoding efflux RND transporter periplasmic adaptor subunit yields MKVSIRRRALITNGALALLLLGGAGLAYAQLGTGQAAGETAVRTVTAGRGSVTASVSASGAVESSRSRALSFGTGGTVEKIYVKAGDKVSKGDILARLDDSASQESLSAAKATYQSALDDGTDTAALYAAYVKARNAYTEAQRTVAGTVLKAPFKGTITAVNGSVGGTASGSGSGSGSASGSGGGQASTGASESTGSSGFIELADTTKLQLVGTFTESDVGKLKQGQQATITFDALPGVTATGTVTQIEPVASTSNNVVQYPVTITFTEVPSQVRLGQTATVEVVVGQAENVVTVPSTAISTSGGQSTVTVLKDGRQTRTPVEVGVQGTTLTEIKSGVSEGDQLVPPATTTGTTGNGGNGGGGMRGIGGTGGFPGGGGGPGGGR; encoded by the coding sequence GTGAAGGTGTCGATCAGGCGCAGAGCGCTGATTACCAACGGAGCGCTCGCGCTGCTCCTGCTGGGCGGCGCCGGGCTCGCCTACGCGCAGCTCGGCACGGGACAGGCCGCGGGCGAGACCGCCGTGCGGACGGTGACCGCAGGCCGCGGCTCCGTGACCGCCTCGGTGTCCGCCTCAGGGGCGGTGGAGAGCTCCCGATCCAGAGCGCTCTCGTTCGGTACGGGCGGGACCGTGGAGAAGATCTACGTCAAGGCCGGGGACAAGGTGTCCAAGGGCGACATCCTGGCCAGACTGGACGACTCCGCCTCCCAGGAGAGCCTGTCGGCCGCCAAGGCCACGTACCAGAGCGCCCTCGACGACGGGACGGACACGGCCGCGCTCTACGCCGCCTACGTCAAGGCTCGCAACGCCTACACGGAGGCGCAGCGCACGGTCGCGGGCACCGTGCTGAAGGCGCCGTTCAAGGGCACGATCACCGCGGTCAACGGCTCGGTGGGCGGCACGGCCTCGGGCTCGGGCTCGGGCTCGGGCTCGGCGTCGGGCTCCGGAGGCGGCCAAGCCTCCACGGGCGCATCGGAGAGCACCGGCTCGTCCGGGTTCATCGAGCTGGCCGACACCACGAAGCTGCAGCTCGTCGGCACCTTCACCGAATCGGACGTGGGCAAGCTCAAGCAGGGCCAGCAGGCCACGATCACGTTCGACGCGCTGCCGGGCGTCACGGCCACCGGCACCGTCACCCAGATCGAGCCCGTCGCCTCCACCAGCAACAACGTCGTGCAGTACCCGGTGACGATCACCTTCACCGAGGTGCCGAGCCAGGTCAGGCTGGGCCAGACCGCCACCGTCGAGGTCGTGGTGGGCCAGGCTGAGAACGTCGTCACCGTCCCCTCCACGGCGATCTCCACCAGCGGCGGCCAGAGCACGGTCACCGTCCTGAAGGACGGCCGCCAGACCAGGACGCCGGTCGAGGTGGGCGTGCAGGGCACGACGCTGACCGAGATCAAGTCCGGCGTGTCGGAGGGCGACCAGCTCGTGCCGCCCGCCACGACGACCGGCACCACCGGCAACGGCGGGAACGGCGGCGGCGGGATGCGCGGCATCGGCGGCACCGGCGGCTTCCCCGGCGGCGGTGGCGGCCCCGGAGGCGGGCGATGA
- the arfB gene encoding alternative ribosome rescue aminoacyl-tRNA hydrolase ArfB, producing the protein MPGPLVVNDSIVIPDIELVWRFSRSSGPGGQGVNTTDSRVELTFDVAASTALPPALKARALQRLGSDTITIAASEYRSQLRNREAAAHRLAQRLREAVAPPPKRRRPTKPSRGSVERRIAAKKHRSDVKRLRRDP; encoded by the coding sequence ATGCCCGGCCCGCTGGTCGTCAACGACTCGATCGTCATTCCCGACATCGAGCTCGTCTGGCGTTTCTCGCGTTCCTCAGGCCCGGGCGGTCAGGGCGTCAACACCACCGACAGCCGGGTGGAGCTCACCTTCGACGTCGCCGCCAGCACGGCGCTGCCCCCGGCGCTCAAGGCGCGCGCCCTCCAGCGGCTGGGGTCGGACACGATCACGATCGCCGCGTCCGAGTACCGCTCGCAACTCCGCAACCGCGAGGCGGCCGCCCATCGCCTGGCGCAGCGCCTCCGGGAGGCGGTCGCGCCGCCGCCCAAGCGGCGGCGGCCGACCAAGCCGAGCCGGGGCTCCGTCGAACGGCGGATCGCCGCCAAGAAGCATCGCTCGGACGTCAAGCGGCTGCGCCGCGACCCCTGA
- a CDS encoding HAD-IIA family hydrolase: MGRVTQRKRIDSWLSDMDGVLVHEGRPVPGADEFIKRLSESGRKFRVLTNNSIYTQRDLSVRLAGAGLAVPPESIWTSALATAQFLDDQRAGGSAYVIGEAGLTTALHEVGYVLTDLDPDYVVLGETRTYSFTQITRAIRLIEGGARFIATNPDPIGPSTEGSLPACGAVAAMITKATGVEPYFVGKPNPRMMRSALNEIEAHSETTAMIGDRMDTDIVSGMEAGLFTILVLTGVTQRHEIDRFPYRPSLVVDSVADLIDLI, encoded by the coding sequence ATGGGCCGCGTGACTCAGCGTAAGCGGATCGACTCCTGGTTGTCCGACATGGACGGCGTCCTCGTCCACGAGGGACGGCCGGTCCCAGGTGCGGACGAATTCATCAAGCGGCTCAGCGAATCCGGCAGGAAGTTCCGGGTGCTGACCAACAACTCGATCTACACCCAGCGCGATCTGTCCGTCCGCCTGGCGGGCGCGGGCCTGGCCGTGCCGCCCGAGTCCATCTGGACCTCCGCCCTGGCCACCGCCCAGTTCCTGGACGACCAGCGGGCCGGCGGCTCGGCGTACGTGATCGGCGAGGCCGGCCTGACCACCGCGCTGCACGAGGTCGGCTACGTGCTGACCGACCTTGACCCCGACTACGTGGTGCTCGGCGAGACCCGCACCTACAGCTTCACCCAGATCACCCGTGCCATCCGGCTCATCGAGGGCGGCGCCCGCTTCATCGCCACCAACCCCGACCCGATCGGCCCCTCCACCGAGGGCTCCCTGCCCGCCTGCGGGGCCGTGGCCGCCATGATCACCAAGGCGACCGGGGTCGAGCCGTACTTCGTGGGCAAGCCCAACCCGCGCATGATGCGCAGCGCGCTCAACGAGATCGAGGCCCACAGCGAGACCACGGCCATGATCGGCGACCGCATGGACACCGACATCGTCTCGGGCATGGAGGCCGGGCTGTTCACGATCCTCGTGCTCACCGGCGTCACCCAGCGCCACGAGATCGACCGCTTCCCCTACCGGCCCTCCCTGGTCGTCGACTCGGTCGCCGACCTCATCGACCTCATCTGA
- a CDS encoding NUDIX domain-containing protein, whose translation MRPSVRGVLLDHDDRLVLFRRTVPGRARYWTVPGGHVEPEDGSLEDTLHRELLEELGATVSDVTFLVSVSYPWRGEVKTQHVFGCRLVSMDPELRYGPEFEDPSRGLYEVEHVPLRRSEIFARKLIPEAVAGYLSANITALPRLIG comes from the coding sequence ATGCGACCTAGTGTCCGTGGTGTCCTACTCGACCACGACGACCGTCTGGTTCTCTTCCGGCGCACGGTCCCTGGCCGCGCTCGCTACTGGACCGTGCCTGGCGGTCACGTGGAGCCGGAGGACGGCTCCCTGGAGGACACCCTTCACCGCGAGCTGCTGGAGGAGCTCGGGGCGACGGTCTCCGACGTGACGTTCCTGGTCAGCGTCTCATATCCGTGGCGTGGCGAGGTCAAGACGCAACATGTCTTCGGCTGCCGGCTGGTCTCCATGGATCCGGAGCTGCGATACGGGCCGGAGTTCGAGGACCCTTCGCGCGGTTTGTATGAAGTCGAGCACGTCCCGTTGCGGCGCTCGGAGATCTTCGCCCGCAAGCTGATCCCGGAGGCGGTCGCCGGCTACCTCTCCGCCAACATCACCGCCCTGCCCCGCCTCATCGGCTGA